One genomic window of Nicotiana sylvestris chromosome 10, ASM39365v2, whole genome shotgun sequence includes the following:
- the LOC138880039 gene encoding uncharacterized protein, which produces MSIIQNPPFTDVDEFLFQLQMWWYELGGDGQKWVIKYLGALTDIMKVKPRDDLITTLVTFWYPVHNVFHFSDFELTPTLEEIAGYSGFDGDLRNQNLIFPKAPSVHRFFGLLNISNQIRKNNVVKGCCSFNFLYSRFGKPNGFEIHEKDLTNKQNKDTWQIYRRFAFMVAFLGVMVFPNKEWTIDIRIARVVQVLTTKEHHTLAPIILLDIYRALTLCKSGAKFFEGCNILLQMWLIEHLQHHPKFMQYGPRKDNFIESYEERIKDYKSPERVEAWISHLRSLMASQIEWTLGWLPLREVIHVSTLKSYLLLLGLRSVQSYVPQRVLRQLERYQVVPDDEDLSVQVIKLHPEAPLPEALIQRIWNGCRYLKDDTQVPDPMKGEINLGYARWFEKISRVDDAPEPDPRRPIKRPHVQAFDYKIQERLAWGEKEKGYKATIHALEESLRNLNLEKDLQTQEAEGEKKSLICENKALRAQFQQMKKAYEVPVRSWKDQKIISNLMERMQDYDSILTRTKKALDKAKKKIIQLNEEAKSSKKHQVMRFEEEMAQFEKEKHHWVRSKAQLHAQLEEIRRYNREHQHADIDREIAQARLEQARLRAQLESALDCEGHIRDISTTR; this is translated from the coding sequence atgagcatcatccaaaacccaccgttcacagatgtagatgagtttctatttcagcttcagatgtggtggtatgaattaggaggagatggtcagaaatgggtcattaagtatttaggagctctcacagatattatgaaagttaaaccacgcgatGATTTAATCACAACACTAGTGACTTTTTGGTACCCcgttcacaatgtctttcacttctctgatttcgagcttactcccacattagaagaaatagctggatattctGGTTTTGatggagatttgagaaaccagaatcttatattcccaaaggctccctctgtacaccgattctttggtcttctgaatatcagtaatcaaatcagaaaaaacaatgttgtcaaagggtgttgttctttcaacttcctatattcaaggttcggaaagccgaatggatttgaaattcatgaaaaggaccttactaacaaacaaaacaaggacacctggcagatttaccgtcgcttcgctttcatggtggcttttctaggagtcatggtcttcccaaacaaagagtggacgattgatattcgcatagccagagtcgtacaagtcctcactactaaagaacatcacactcttgccccgatcattctcttagacatttatcgggcgttgactttgtgtaagtccggggcaaaattcttcgaagggtgcaacattttgttgcaaatgtggttgattgaacatctccaacatcaccccaagttcatgcagtatggtccgaGAAAGGACAATTTCattgagagttatgaagaaagaataaaagattataaatctccagaaagggtggaagcctggatatcccatttaagatctttaatggcaagtcaaattgaatggactttgggatggctcccgctAAGAGAGGTGATACACGTGTCAACCTTAAAGAGTTATTTGCTATTGTTGGGTTTAAGAAGTGTCCAGTCGTATgtgccacagagagttctaagacagctagagagataccaagtggtgcctgatgatgaagatttgagtgtgcaagtgattaagctacaccccgaagccccactccctgaggctttaatccaacggatttggaatggttgccgatacttgaaagatgatacccaagttccagatcctATGAAAGGTGAGATAAATCTgggttatgctaggtggtttgagaaaatatcccgtgtggatgatgcaccagaacccgatcccagaaggcccataaaaagaccgcatgttcaagcctttgattacaaaatccaagaacggttggcttggggtgaaaaggaaaaggggtacaaagcaactattcatgccttagaagaaagcctgaggaacctcaatttggagaaagacttacaaacacaagaagcagaaggtgaaaagaagagtctgatttgCGAGAATAAAGCTCTCcgcgctcagtttcaacagatgaagaaagcctaTGAAGtgccagtgagaagttggaaagatcagaaaatcatttCCAATCTGATGGAAAggatgcaagattatgactccattttAACAAGAACCAAAAAGGCGTTAGATAAAGCTAAGAAAAAAATCATACAGTTgaatgaggaggccaaatctagtaaAAAACACCAAGTAATGagatttgaagaagaaatggctcaatttGAGAAAGAGAAGCATCATTGGGTACGTTCAAAGGCTCAgctccatgcacaattggaagaaaTAAGAAggtacaacagagaacatcaacatgcagatattgatagggagatagcacaggcaagactcgagcaggccagacttcgagctcaattggagtcagctttagatTGCGAGGGCCACATAAGAGATATATCCACCACTCGCTAA
- the LOC138880040 gene encoding uncharacterized protein, with protein MILVEDTSNSGLFASATMEKIDHLHPYYLHASDSPGMAFLFSTFDGTGYGSWRKSVLVSLSAKNKLGFIDGTLPKPKENSTFFSLRTRCNDMVFAWRLNSLTREIRSSVIHSKSAHDLWKQLEKRYGQSNLAQLFELQK; from the coding sequence ATGATTCTGGTGGAAGATACTTCAAATTCTGGACTTTTTGCTTCTGCTACAATGGAGAAGATCGATCATCTTCACCCATATTATCTTCATGCTTCAGATTCACCAGGTATGGCATTTCTTTTCAGTACTTTTGATGGAACTGGATATGGCTCATGGAGAAAATCTGTATTAGTGTCACTATCTGCTAAGAATAAACTTGGCTTCATTGATGGAACTTTGCCAAAACCAAAGGAGAATTCTACTTTTTTTAGCCTTCGGACTCGTTGTAATGACATGGTTTTTGCTTGGCGGTTGAATTCACTTACAAGAGAAATCAGATCCAGTGTGATCCACTCTAAATCTGCACACGATTTATGGAAACAACTTGAGAAGAGATATGGACAATCAAATCTAGCACAGCTATTTGAATTGCAAAAATAA